Proteins encoded by one window of Cyanobium sp. NS01:
- the queF gene encoding preQ(1) synthase — translation MSTPSATPEASAGSAPGRTQTPLYGERAIAESRLICFDNPRPGRPYDIAITLPEFTCLCPFSGYPDFATLRLLYQPGPRVMELKAIKLYVNSYRNRSISHEEVANRILDDFVVACEPTWMQLEADFNPRGNVHTVVTVRHGIRQAC, via the coding sequence GTGTCCACGCCATCTGCCACGCCCGAGGCGAGTGCCGGCTCCGCCCCGGGCCGCACCCAGACCCCCCTCTACGGCGAACGGGCCATCGCAGAATCCCGGTTGATCTGCTTTGACAATCCCCGGCCGGGGCGTCCTTACGACATCGCCATCACCCTGCCGGAATTCACCTGCCTTTGCCCCTTTTCGGGCTATCCCGATTTCGCGACTCTGCGCCTGCTCTACCAGCCAGGTCCCCGGGTGATGGAGCTCAAGGCGATCAAGCTCTACGTGAACAGTTACCGCAATCGCAGCATCTCCCATGAGGAGGTGGCCAACCGGATCCTGGACGACTTCGTGGTGGCCTGCGAGCCGACATGGATGCAGCTGGAAGCTGATTTCAATCCGCGCGGCAACGTCCACACGGTGGTCACGGTTCGCCACGGCATTCGTCAGGCCTGCTGA
- a CDS encoding cytochrome c biogenesis protein ResB — translation MSALQRLAGWIADLRLAIGLLIVIAIASGVGTAIPQKEPEGLYHQLYDPQPWLGVLNADRVLALELDHVYSSHWFLALLAWLALSLLLCSWRRQWPALRASLRWVDYRSPRQLSKLNVAETRACDDASADLQRLEDRLRAEGWQVQRQPDRLAARRGVLGRVGPLLVHAGMVVLMLGAAWGALGGQRAEQFLAPGRSLELVDSRGHSTLTLALDSFAVERDPAGRPEQFRSDLRLLEGDGETGTLLKASQISVNHPLRFQGVTLYQADWGLAAITVQLGRSPLLQLPLQSFPELGEQVWGLVLPTRPDGSDPVLLSLSSEQGPVEVFGADGARLGQLGIGASPLEVNGLPVRVASVLPASGILLKRDPGVPLVYAGFAIALAGGGLSLLATRQLWAISEAGRLHVAGLCNRNLTAFARELPELLNPPQQA, via the coding sequence ATGAGTGCCCTGCAACGCCTGGCTGGCTGGATTGCCGATCTCCGTCTGGCCATCGGTCTGTTGATCGTGATCGCCATCGCCAGCGGTGTCGGCACGGCCATTCCGCAGAAGGAGCCGGAGGGCCTGTACCACCAGCTCTACGACCCCCAGCCCTGGCTGGGGGTACTCAATGCCGACAGGGTGCTCGCCCTGGAACTCGACCATGTGTATTCCAGCCACTGGTTCCTGGCCCTGCTGGCCTGGCTGGCCCTCTCGCTTCTGCTCTGCAGCTGGAGGCGCCAGTGGCCCGCCTTGCGGGCCTCGCTGCGCTGGGTCGACTACCGCAGCCCGCGTCAGCTCAGCAAGCTGAACGTGGCCGAAACACGGGCCTGCGACGACGCCAGCGCCGATCTGCAACGCCTGGAGGATCGGCTGCGGGCCGAGGGCTGGCAGGTGCAGCGCCAGCCCGATCGCCTCGCCGCCCGGCGGGGCGTGCTGGGGCGGGTGGGCCCCCTGCTGGTGCATGCCGGCATGGTGGTGCTGATGCTGGGGGCCGCCTGGGGAGCCCTCGGGGGCCAGCGGGCTGAACAATTCCTGGCACCTGGGCGCAGCCTGGAGCTGGTGGACAGCCGCGGCCACAGCACCCTCACCCTCGCCCTCGACAGCTTCGCCGTGGAGCGCGATCCCGCCGGGCGGCCGGAACAGTTCCGCTCCGACCTGCGGCTGCTGGAAGGCGACGGCGAGACCGGCACGCTGCTGAAGGCTTCCCAGATCAGCGTCAACCACCCCCTGCGCTTCCAGGGCGTCACCCTCTACCAGGCCGACTGGGGGCTGGCCGCCATCACTGTTCAACTGGGCCGCAGCCCGCTGCTGCAACTTCCACTGCAGAGCTTCCCTGAGCTGGGGGAGCAGGTGTGGGGCCTGGTGCTGCCCACCCGACCCGATGGCTCCGATCCTGTCCTGCTCAGCCTCAGCAGCGAGCAGGGTCCGGTGGAGGTGTTCGGGGCTGATGGCGCCAGGCTCGGGCAGCTGGGGATCGGCGCCTCCCCACTGGAGGTCAACGGCCTGCCGGTGCGGGTGGCTTCGGTGCTGCCGGCCAGCGGCATCCTGCTGAAGCGTGATCCGGGAGTGCCCCTGGTGTACGCGGGGTTTGCCATCGCCCTGGCCGGCGGTGGCCTGAGCCTGCTGGCCACGCGCCAGCTCTGGGCGATCAGCGAGGCCGGGAGGCTGCACGTGGCCGGCCTCTGCAACCGCAATCTCACGGCCTTCGCACGGGAGCTGCCTGAGTTGCTGAACCCGCCTCAGCAGGCCTGA
- a CDS encoding cytochrome c biogenesis CcdA family protein, with product MIEAGAALADWARNSELLLQNSLQHPGPATLLVVFGGGVLTSLGPCSLSLLPVTLAYLAGFSDQSEAGRPWLRSASFAAGIVAALVLLGLASGLLGRIYGQIPGLIPTVVALIALAMGLNLLGWLPLQLPAGPDPERWRQHAPAPLAPLAAGLAFGLAATPCTTPVLAVLLAWMAQVGKPLVGMLLLTSFGAGQVVPLLLAGTVAASLQGLLRLRRLGQWVPPLSGAVLLATGLVMLVANWT from the coding sequence ATGATCGAAGCTGGCGCAGCACTGGCCGATTGGGCCCGCAACAGTGAGCTGCTGCTCCAGAACTCGCTCCAGCATCCCGGGCCCGCCACCCTGCTTGTGGTGTTCGGCGGCGGGGTTCTCACCAGCCTCGGCCCCTGCTCCCTCTCCCTGCTGCCGGTGACCCTGGCCTACCTGGCCGGGTTCAGCGACCAGAGCGAGGCAGGCCGGCCCTGGCTGCGCAGTGCCAGCTTCGCTGCCGGGATCGTTGCCGCCCTGGTGCTGCTGGGCCTGGCCAGCGGGCTGCTCGGCAGGATCTACGGCCAGATTCCCGGCCTGATTCCCACCGTCGTGGCCCTGATCGCCCTGGCCATGGGCCTCAATCTGCTGGGTTGGCTGCCTTTGCAGCTTCCTGCCGGCCCGGATCCCGAACGCTGGCGCCAGCATGCTCCAGCACCCCTGGCCCCCCTGGCCGCGGGCCTGGCCTTTGGCCTTGCCGCCACGCCCTGCACCACGCCCGTGCTGGCGGTGCTGCTGGCCTGGATGGCCCAGGTGGGCAAGCCCCTGGTGGGCATGCTCCTGCTCACCAGCTTCGGGGCCGGGCAGGTGGTGCCTCTGCTGCTGGCCGGCACCGTAGCCGCCAGCCTGCAGGGTCTGCTCAGACTGCGGCGCCTGGGCCAATGGGTGCCGCCCCTGAGCGGCGCCGTGCTGCTGGCCACGGGTCTGGTGATGCTGGTCGCCAACTGGACCTGA
- a CDS encoding FtsW/RodA/SpoVE family cell cycle protein codes for MLLALVALWSLMGLLVLASASWWVAEREMGDGAFYLKRQLIWTVASWGLLWMAVRTSLRRWLHLAPLALLIGTLLVAATLVVGSTVNGASRWLVLGPIQIQPSELVKPFVVLQGAALFAHWRRISLDQKLLWLGVFGTLILLVLKQPNLSTAALTGLLLWLMALAAGVGLPLLLGAATAGGLLGSVSILINDYQRLRVISFLDPWRDAQGDGYQLVQSLLAIGSGGLLGEGFGLSTQKLQYLPIQTTDFIFAVYAEEFGYVGSVALLLFLLLFGFVGVRVALSCRSNQQRLVAMGATTLLVGQSILNIAVASGAMPTTGLPLPLISYGGNSLLASLLICGLLIRCSLESGGLAPEPRRRRPQPAR; via the coding sequence CTGCTGCTGGCCCTGGTGGCCCTGTGGAGCCTGATGGGCTTGCTGGTGCTCGCCTCCGCCAGCTGGTGGGTGGCCGAGCGGGAGATGGGCGATGGCGCTTTCTATCTCAAGCGCCAACTGATCTGGACGGTGGCCAGCTGGGGACTGCTCTGGATGGCCGTGCGCACCAGTCTGCGGCGCTGGCTGCATCTGGCTCCCCTCGCCCTGTTGATCGGCACCCTGTTGGTGGCCGCCACCCTGGTGGTGGGCAGCACCGTGAATGGCGCCAGTCGCTGGTTGGTGCTCGGCCCCATCCAGATCCAGCCTTCCGAGCTGGTGAAGCCCTTCGTGGTGCTGCAGGGGGCCGCCCTGTTCGCCCACTGGCGCCGCATCAGCCTCGACCAGAAGCTCCTGTGGCTGGGCGTGTTCGGAACCCTGATCCTGCTGGTGCTCAAACAGCCCAACCTCAGCACCGCCGCCCTCACCGGACTCCTGCTCTGGCTGATGGCCCTGGCTGCCGGGGTGGGACTGCCCCTGCTGCTGGGGGCCGCCACCGCGGGGGGCCTGCTGGGCTCGGTCAGCATTCTGATCAACGACTACCAACGCCTGCGGGTGATCTCGTTCCTGGACCCCTGGCGGGACGCTCAGGGCGACGGCTACCAGCTTGTGCAGAGCCTGCTGGCCATCGGCTCCGGTGGGCTGCTCGGAGAGGGATTCGGCCTCTCAACCCAGAAGCTCCAGTACCTGCCGATCCAGACCACCGACTTCATCTTTGCCGTGTATGCCGAGGAATTCGGCTACGTGGGCTCGGTGGCATTGCTGTTGTTCCTGCTCCTGTTCGGCTTTGTGGGGGTGCGGGTGGCGCTCAGCTGCCGCAGCAACCAGCAGCGACTCGTGGCCATGGGCGCCACCACCCTGCTGGTGGGGCAGTCGATTCTCAACATTGCCGTGGCCAGCGGGGCCATGCCCACCACGGGGCTGCCGCTGCCCCTGATCAGCTATGGGGGCAATTCCCTGCTCGCCAGCCTGCTGATCTGCGGCCTGTTGATTCGCTGCTCGCTGGAATCAGGAGGCCTCGCCCCCGAACCCCGCCGGCGTCGCCCCCAGCCGGCCCGATAG
- a CDS encoding phycobilisome linker polypeptide: MRLFKITACIPCPEKSRTQRELQNTYFTKWVPYESWFAEQQRIMKQGGKILKVELATGGRQVNVGN, from the coding sequence ATGCGCCTGTTCAAAATCACTGCCTGCATCCCTTGCCCAGAGAAGTCGCGCACCCAGCGCGAACTCCAAAACACCTACTTCACCAAGTGGGTGCCCTACGAGAGCTGGTTTGCTGAACAGCAGCGAATCATGAAGCAGGGCGGCAAGATTCTCAAAGTTGAACTGGCTACCGGCGGCCGTCAAGTGAACGTCGGCAACTGA
- the apcB gene encoding allophycocyanin subunit beta yields the protein MQDAITNVINQADVQGLYLDGSAMGRLEQYFASGELRVRAAATISANASGIIKEAVAKSLLYSDITRPGGNMYTCRRYAACIRDLDYYLRYATYAMLAGDTSILDERVLNGLKETYNSLGVPIGATVQSIQAMKEVTASLVGPDAGREMAVYFDYICSGLGN from the coding sequence ATGCAAGACGCCATCACCAACGTCATCAATCAGGCCGACGTTCAAGGCCTGTATCTCGACGGCTCCGCCATGGGTCGTCTGGAGCAGTACTTCGCCAGCGGTGAGCTGCGCGTCCGTGCCGCCGCCACGATCAGCGCCAATGCTTCCGGCATCATCAAAGAGGCTGTAGCCAAGTCGCTGCTGTATTCGGACATCACCCGTCCCGGCGGCAACATGTACACCTGCCGTCGTTATGCGGCCTGCATTCGCGACCTCGACTACTATCTACGCTACGCCACCTACGCCATGCTGGCGGGTGACACGTCCATCCTGGATGAGCGGGTTCTCAACGGCCTCAAGGAAACCTACAACTCCCTGGGTGTTCCCATCGGCGCCACCGTGCAGTCGATCCAAGCCATGAAGGAAGTCACCGCTTCCTTGGTGGGCCCCGATGCCGGCCGTGAAATGGCCGTCTACTTCGACTACATCTGCTCGGGTCTGGGCAACTGA
- a CDS encoding allophycocyanin: protein MSIVSNSIINADAEARYLSPGELDQIKSFVTAGQRRVRVAQVLSESRERIVKTAGGALFQRRPDVISPGGNAYGEEMTASCLRDMDYYLRLVTYGVVAGDVTPIEEIGIIGAKEMYRSLGTPLDAMAEAVREMKNVATGMLTGGDAEEAGFYFDYVIGALS, encoded by the coding sequence ATGAGCATCGTCTCCAACTCGATCATCAACGCGGACGCCGAAGCCCGCTATCTCAGCCCTGGCGAACTCGACCAGATCAAATCCTTCGTGACCGCAGGCCAGCGCCGTGTGCGCGTGGCCCAGGTCCTGAGCGAGAGCCGCGAACGCATCGTCAAAACGGCCGGGGGTGCGCTGTTCCAGCGGCGTCCCGACGTCATCTCCCCTGGCGGCAACGCCTACGGCGAGGAGATGACCGCGTCTTGCCTGCGGGACATGGACTATTACCTGCGCCTGGTCACCTACGGCGTTGTGGCCGGTGATGTGACACCCATTGAGGAAATCGGGATCATCGGTGCCAAGGAGATGTACCGCTCCCTGGGCACGCCTCTCGATGCCATGGCCGAGGCTGTGCGCGAGATGAAGAACGTGGCCACCGGCATGCTCACGGGTGGTGACGCCGAAGAAGCTGGTTTCTACTTCGATTACGTCATCGGCGCCCTCTCCTGA
- a CDS encoding phycobilisome rod-core linker polypeptide, protein MTVTASSGSTRVAPQRYDTLPLSSVRQAEQEDRFPDGGELNNLVTFFQSGQRRVEAARRISDNADFIVAKAANRIFSGGTPLSYLDAPLSPAARSGSQTAVLAADQAAFRRSVETYAGASGSTGRGNLISRLLEGAGGDADVRVVLPTGFSPIAVGLYGTARMRKSIRDLAWFLRYVGYALVAGDPSILAVNTRGLRDVLEKACSLTATNVALQEMRAASAGLFKAEPGTRQLVIQYFNVLIAELAIPTPSARQRLGSSVTQGLQLPATYALGAQGKALRFVMKPAMTGAQKAEVIRAAYRQVFERDIVKGYGQEVCSVEATQTRQGQLSMREFIRALGRSRDYQKQFYGRFSNSRAVELAFRHFLGRGLSSREEFTAYFDIVSAQGLPGLVDCLVNSMEYARVFGEETVPYLRDLGEEAQESAGWGSNRKLFRFSAPFEGAPQYVTLYASYSQPYPDQHPYGGSNDPLGLTYGAIFPSSTAKVATRPAPFGYDSRRILIGNGLNQPGQMDSRQFRKAVPRRVGPKVVRLQQIATGGNSVPRRGGQPSIRGTEASTQAVINAVYVQVLGNSGYAGERNKVEEIKLENGDISLREFVRQVARSNAFRRRYWSGLYITKAIEVMHRRLLGRPSFGRWEIDAYFDTAARQGFYGVIDAMLNSREYNDCFGEDTVPFERFVTPADRTARKVPGLNRPFNAAAYPDLTPTKRPEVAPPLAVRTVGDITPRNLPQRSEVIRGVWTAKLVGGEVNRPAGPQTSSASVRQQPAPQRTWRAPGVNAFWSTPGGQGFESPSAAQAPVAGGWSKAVADNLAAAPALQPGAAMQRALRPGQPQGFRRRQSLGRPVRVGRTASEAQVQEAVTTTYRQLLNRIPLGVERLKDAESQFRNVQLTAAEFVAQVATGELFQQRLNRMAPLRAASAAYLALLGRAAQPQEVSRYLATRGAAGQVAAVQELLNSQEYAEAFGQDTVPYVRGLDTADGIPLSTVNRTAALYGGNGGLNPAPGGAI, encoded by the coding sequence ATGACCGTGACCGCCAGCAGCGGCAGCACCAGGGTTGCTCCCCAGCGCTACGACACCCTGCCGCTGTCCAGCGTCCGTCAGGCGGAGCAGGAAGACCGCTTCCCGGATGGGGGTGAGCTGAACAACCTGGTCACGTTCTTTCAGAGCGGCCAGAGGCGGGTGGAGGCAGCCCGTCGCATTTCGGACAATGCCGACTTCATCGTGGCCAAGGCGGCCAACAGGATCTTCTCGGGTGGAACGCCGCTCTCCTACCTGGATGCGCCCCTCAGTCCTGCGGCCCGCTCGGGCAGCCAGACCGCCGTGCTGGCCGCTGATCAGGCCGCCTTTCGCCGTTCGGTCGAAACCTACGCAGGGGCCAGCGGCAGCACCGGCCGCGGCAACCTGATCAGCCGCCTGCTGGAGGGAGCCGGTGGCGACGCCGACGTGCGCGTGGTGCTGCCGACCGGCTTCTCGCCGATTGCGGTGGGCCTGTACGGCACCGCCAGGATGCGGAAATCGATCCGCGACCTGGCCTGGTTCCTGCGCTACGTGGGCTACGCCCTGGTGGCCGGCGACCCCAGCATCCTGGCCGTCAACACCCGCGGCCTCCGCGATGTGCTGGAGAAGGCCTGCTCCCTGACGGCCACCAACGTGGCCCTGCAGGAAATGCGGGCGGCCTCTGCCGGCCTGTTCAAGGCCGAGCCTGGCACCCGCCAGCTGGTGATCCAGTATTTCAATGTGCTTATCGCCGAGCTGGCGATTCCGACGCCCTCGGCTCGCCAACGGCTGGGCAGCTCCGTGACCCAGGGGCTGCAGCTCCCCGCCACCTACGCCCTCGGCGCCCAGGGCAAGGCCCTGCGCTTCGTGATGAAGCCGGCCATGACCGGTGCCCAGAAGGCCGAGGTGATCCGGGCGGCCTACCGCCAGGTCTTCGAGCGCGACATCGTCAAGGGCTACGGCCAGGAGGTGTGCTCCGTGGAGGCCACCCAGACGCGCCAGGGCCAGCTCTCGATGCGCGAGTTCATCCGCGCTCTCGGCCGCAGCCGCGACTACCAGAAGCAGTTTTACGGCCGCTTTTCCAACAGCCGGGCCGTGGAGCTGGCCTTCCGCCACTTCCTTGGCAGGGGCCTCAGCTCAAGAGAAGAGTTCACTGCCTACTTCGACATCGTCAGCGCCCAGGGCCTGCCCGGTCTGGTCGACTGCCTGGTGAACTCGATGGAGTACGCCCGGGTCTTCGGTGAAGAGACCGTTCCCTACCTGCGTGACCTCGGCGAGGAAGCCCAGGAAAGCGCCGGCTGGGGTTCGAACCGCAAGCTGTTCCGCTTCAGCGCACCCTTTGAGGGAGCCCCCCAATACGTCACCCTCTACGCCTCCTACAGCCAGCCCTATCCCGATCAGCACCCCTACGGCGGCAGCAACGATCCGCTGGGCCTCACCTACGGCGCCATCTTCCCCTCCAGCACCGCCAAGGTGGCCACCCGTCCAGCCCCGTTCGGCTATGACAGCCGACGCATCCTGATCGGCAACGGCCTGAACCAGCCCGGCCAGATGGACAGCCGCCAGTTCCGCAAGGCCGTTCCCCGGCGGGTCGGCCCCAAGGTGGTGCGCCTGCAGCAGATCGCCACCGGTGGCAACTCCGTGCCCCGCCGCGGCGGCCAGCCCAGTATCCGCGGCACCGAAGCCAGCACCCAGGCCGTGATCAATGCGGTGTATGTGCAGGTGCTCGGCAACAGCGGCTATGCCGGCGAGCGCAACAAGGTGGAAGAGATCAAGCTGGAGAACGGCGACATCAGCCTGAGGGAGTTCGTGCGCCAGGTGGCCCGCTCCAACGCCTTCCGCCGGCGCTACTGGAGCGGCCTCTACATCACCAAGGCCATTGAAGTGATGCATCGGCGCCTGTTGGGCCGCCCCAGCTTCGGCCGCTGGGAAATCGATGCCTACTTCGACACGGCAGCTCGCCAGGGCTTCTATGGCGTCATCGACGCCATGCTCAACAGCCGGGAGTACAACGACTGCTTCGGCGAGGACACGGTTCCCTTTGAGCGCTTCGTCACCCCGGCCGATCGCACCGCCCGCAAGGTGCCTGGTCTGAACCGGCCCTTCAACGCGGCCGCCTACCCGGACCTCACGCCCACCAAGCGCCCCGAGGTGGCTCCGCCCCTGGCCGTGCGCACCGTGGGCGACATCACCCCGCGCAACCTGCCGCAGCGCAGCGAGGTCATCCGCGGTGTCTGGACCGCCAAGCTTGTCGGTGGCGAGGTCAACCGGCCAGCCGGCCCCCAGACCTCCAGCGCCAGTGTCCGCCAGCAGCCTGCGCCGCAACGCACCTGGCGTGCCCCTGGAGTCAATGCCTTCTGGAGCACCCCCGGTGGCCAGGGCTTTGAGAGCCCCTCTGCGGCCCAGGCCCCGGTCGCCGGTGGCTGGAGCAAGGCCGTTGCTGACAACCTGGCGGCAGCGCCCGCCCTGCAACCTGGAGCGGCCATGCAACGGGCCCTGCGTCCCGGCCAGCCCCAGGGCTTCCGCCGGCGCCAGAGCCTCGGGCGTCCGGTGCGCGTGGGCCGCACCGCCAGCGAGGCCCAGGTGCAGGAAGCCGTCACCACCACCTACCGCCAACTGCTCAACCGCATTCCCCTGGGGGTCGAGCGCCTCAAGGATGCCGAGTCCCAGTTCCGCAACGTTCAGCTGACAGCTGCCGAATTCGTGGCCCAGGTGGCCACCGGTGAGTTGTTCCAGCAGCGGCTCAACCGCATGGCACCGCTGCGGGCGGCTTCAGCGGCCTACCTGGCGCTGCTGGGACGGGCGGCCCAGCCCCAGGAAGTGAGCCGTTATCTGGCCACGAGGGGCGCCGCCGGTCAGGTTGCTGCCGTGCAGGAGCTGCTGAACAGCCAGGAATACGCCGAGGCCTTTGGCCAGGACACGGTTCCCTACGTGCGCGGTCTGGACACAGCTGATGGCATTCCCCTCAGCACCGTGAACCGCACGGCGGCTCTCTATGGTGGCAACGGAGGGCTGAACCCAGCCCCGGGCGGAGCCATTTAG
- a CDS encoding class I SAM-dependent methyltransferase, producing MSATDAATPVVSAFYDRFPYPADPLQDGPPPGYNWRWCVDSAWVAATGALPPPGASGRRAWRILDAGCGTGVSTDYLCHLNPGSSVLAVDISAGALDVARERTRRSGAAQQVGELRIEQRSLLDLAGEGPFDYINSVGVLHHLRQPEAGLKALAGLLRPGGLLHLFLYADGGRWEVHRIQRSLGRLGVGSGSEGMRLGRQLFADLPETNRLRRHHEQRWALDTAAEANFADMYLHPQETSYNLERLMAFVQSAELSFAGFSNPGVWDPARLLGGELLERAQALPDRERWALVEDLDPEISHFEFFLSRGPLQRRGWDHDGALLAAGGIRNRCLWGWPSKELLDPDLMPLSLSSEALALMQALEAAPPGTAIGALPAESSTASATDDTIDASSQRRLCAARELLAARVLLPLASGAA from the coding sequence GTGTCCGCCACTGATGCCGCCACCCCTGTGGTGAGCGCCTTCTACGACCGCTTCCCCTACCCCGCCGACCCGCTCCAGGACGGCCCTCCACCTGGGTACAACTGGCGCTGGTGCGTCGACAGCGCCTGGGTGGCGGCCACCGGTGCCCTGCCGCCCCCCGGCGCCTCAGGCAGGCGGGCCTGGCGGATCCTGGACGCCGGCTGCGGCACCGGGGTGAGCACCGACTACCTCTGCCATCTCAACCCGGGCTCGTCGGTGCTGGCTGTGGACATCAGTGCCGGTGCCCTGGACGTGGCCCGGGAGCGCACCCGCCGCTCCGGCGCTGCCCAGCAGGTCGGGGAGCTGCGCATCGAGCAGCGCAGCCTGCTCGACCTGGCCGGCGAGGGACCCTTCGACTACATCAACTCGGTGGGTGTGCTCCATCACCTGCGTCAGCCGGAGGCCGGGCTGAAGGCCCTGGCGGGCCTGCTCAGGCCCGGCGGCCTCCTGCACCTGTTCCTCTATGCCGATGGGGGACGGTGGGAAGTCCACCGCATCCAGCGCAGCCTCGGCCGTCTGGGGGTGGGTAGCGGCAGCGAGGGGATGCGGCTGGGGCGCCAGCTCTTCGCCGATCTGCCCGAGACCAACCGGCTGCGGCGGCACCACGAGCAGCGCTGGGCCCTCGACACCGCGGCCGAGGCCAACTTCGCCGACATGTACCTCCATCCCCAGGAGACCAGCTACAACCTGGAGCGATTGATGGCCTTCGTGCAGAGCGCGGAGCTCTCGTTTGCCGGCTTTTCCAATCCGGGCGTCTGGGACCCGGCCCGGTTGCTGGGCGGCGAGCTGCTGGAGAGGGCCCAGGCCCTGCCGGACCGGGAGCGCTGGGCTCTGGTGGAGGATCTGGACCCTGAGATCAGCCACTTCGAGTTCTTTCTCTCCCGGGGGCCCCTGCAGCGGCGAGGCTGGGATCACGATGGTGCACTGCTTGCGGCCGGCGGCATCCGCAACCGCTGCCTCTGGGGCTGGCCCTCCAAGGAGCTGCTCGATCCGGATCTGATGCCCCTGAGCCTCAGCAGCGAGGCTCTGGCCCTGATGCAGGCCCTGGAGGCCGCCCCCCCGGGCACGGCGATCGGCGCTCTGCCTGCTGAGAGCTCGACAGCCAGCGCGACTGACGACACAATCGACGCATCGAGCCAGCGCAGGCTGTGCGCCGCCCGGGAGCTATTGGCCGCCCGGGTCTTGCTGCCACTGGCTTCTGGGGCTGCGTGA
- the atpB gene encoding F0F1 ATP synthase subunit A, translated as MLALPSSLPFAELEVGQHLYWQLGNFKIHGQVFLSSWVVIGALLALVIAGTRKLERDPRGTQNLLEFLWDYIRDLSREQIGERAYRDWMPFIGTLFLFIFVSNWGGALVPWKLIHLPSGELGAPTADINTTIALALLVSLAYFYAGLSRKGLRYFEYYVEPTPIMLPFKIVEDFTKPLSLSFRLFGNILADELVVAVLAFLVPLLVPLPAMFLGLFTSAIQALIFATLAAYYIGEAVHEEHH; from the coding sequence ATGCTTGCGCTGCCCTCCAGTCTTCCTTTCGCCGAGCTTGAGGTGGGTCAACACCTCTACTGGCAGCTGGGCAACTTCAAGATCCATGGCCAGGTGTTCCTGAGCTCCTGGGTCGTGATCGGTGCCCTGTTGGCTCTGGTGATCGCCGGAACCCGCAAGCTCGAGCGAGACCCGCGCGGCACCCAGAACCTGCTCGAATTTCTGTGGGATTACATCCGCGACCTCTCGCGGGAGCAGATCGGTGAACGGGCCTATCGAGACTGGATGCCCTTCATCGGCACGCTGTTCCTGTTCATCTTCGTGAGCAACTGGGGTGGAGCGCTTGTCCCCTGGAAGCTGATCCACCTGCCCAGTGGGGAGCTTGGCGCCCCGACAGCCGACATCAACACCACCATTGCCCTGGCACTGTTGGTATCGCTTGCTTACTTCTACGCTGGCCTGAGTCGGAAAGGACTGCGTTACTTCGAGTATTACGTGGAGCCCACGCCGATCATGCTCCCGTTCAAGATCGTTGAGGATTTCACCAAGCCACTTTCGCTCTCTTTCCGACTTTTCGGCAATATCCTGGCCGATGAATTGGTGGTGGCCGTGCTGGCTTTCCTTGTGCCCCTGCTGGTGCCACTTCCGGCCATGTTCCTGGGCCTGTTCACCAGCGCGATCCAGGCTCTGATTTTCGCCACCCTTGCCGCTTACTACATCGGTGAGGCGGTCCACGAGGAGCACCACTGA
- the atpE gene encoding ATP synthase F0 subunit C, whose translation MDSITSAASVVAAGLAVGLGAIGPGIGQGTAAGGAVEGIARQPEAEGKIRGTLLLSLAFMEALTIYGLVVALVLLFANPFAG comes from the coding sequence ATGGATTCCATCACTTCCGCAGCTTCCGTTGTGGCCGCTGGTCTGGCCGTCGGCCTGGGCGCCATCGGCCCTGGCATCGGTCAGGGCACCGCTGCCGGCGGCGCCGTTGAAGGCATCGCCCGCCAGCCCGAAGCCGAGGGCAAGATCCGCGGCACCCTGCTGCTCTCGCTGGCCTTCATGGAGGCACTCACCATCTACGGCCTCGTGGTCGCCCTGGTGTTGCTGTTCGCCAACCCCTTCGCTGGTTGA
- a CDS encoding F0F1 ATP synthase subunit B', with protein sequence MTSWLLLAEAGAPEGGLFDLDATLPLMAVQVVLLTFILNSLFFRPVGRAVEEREGFISTSRADAKQKLAQVERLEGDLREQLKEARQQAQKLIVEAEQEMDQLYRSVLAAASAEANAQREEARRQIDVQRDQALVRLSGEADGLADLIVSRLLAPAP encoded by the coding sequence ATGACCAGCTGGCTTCTGCTCGCCGAAGCAGGCGCACCCGAGGGAGGTCTCTTCGACCTCGACGCCACCTTGCCGCTGATGGCTGTGCAGGTGGTTCTCCTCACCTTCATCCTCAACTCGCTGTTCTTCCGTCCCGTCGGCCGGGCCGTTGAGGAGCGCGAGGGCTTCATCAGCACCAGTCGCGCCGACGCCAAGCAGAAGCTGGCCCAGGTGGAGCGGCTGGAGGGCGACCTGCGCGAGCAGCTCAAGGAGGCCCGCCAGCAGGCCCAGAAGCTGATCGTGGAAGCCGAGCAGGAAATGGATCAGCTCTACCGTTCTGTGCTTGCTGCAGCGTCCGCAGAGGCCAACGCTCAGCGGGAAGAGGCCCGGCGTCAGATCGATGTCCAACGGGATCAGGCCCTCGTCCGCCTCAGCGGAGAGGCCGATGGCCTGGCCGATCTGATCGTCTCCCGTCTGCTGGCCCCAGCGCCATGA